One region of Macadamia integrifolia cultivar HAES 741 chromosome 11, SCU_Mint_v3, whole genome shotgun sequence genomic DNA includes:
- the LOC122094021 gene encoding putative ALA-interacting subunit 2: MDVDAASTSGPAGEPQFHPIPIGFRRNPVFYQFTQQNLPACKPVLTPPWVITVFLLMGVIFIPVGLVALHASHSVAEIVVRYDNICIPEKSRSDKVAYIQDESIPKNCTIDLRVRQRMEAPIYVYYELDNYYQNHRRYVKSRSDRQLLHGLKYNDTSTCKPVDSNNGLPIVPCGLIAWSLFNDTYTFIHRKVELNINRKNISWKSDRDHKFGKNVYPFNFQNGTLIGGGKLDPSVPLSDQEDLIVWMRTAALPSFRKLYGRIEEDLDADESVKVKLLNNYNTYSFGGKKKLVLSTSSWLGGRNDFLGIAYIVVGSSSIFVSLIFMLLHVKNPRPYGDTAYLSWNRKTNAN; the protein is encoded by the exons ATGGATGTGGATGCTGCAAGTACATCTGGACCTGCCGGGGAACCTCAATTTCACCCTATTCCGATCGGTTTCCGGCGAAATCCCG TGTTCTATCAGTTTACCCAGCAAAATCTTCCAGCTTGCAAACCTGTCTTGACACCACCATGG GTGATTACTGTATTTTTGTTAATGGGTGTCATTTTTATTCCTGTCGGGCTTGTTGCTCTTCATGCTTCACATAGT GTTGCGGAAATTGTGGTCCGTTATGATAATATATGCATACCTGAGAAATCCAGAAGTGATAAAGTCGCATATATTCAGGATGAGTCAATTCCTAAAAACTGCACTATAGACTTACGG GTGCGTCAACGTATGGAAGCTCCAATTTATGTCTACTATGAGCTTGACAACTACTACCAGAACCACCGCCG GTATGTAAAAAGTAGAAGTGATCGGCAGCTCCTACATGGATTGAAGTATAATGATACAAGTACCTGCAAGCCTGTGGATTCAAACAATGGGCTCCCCATTGTTCCATGTGGGTTGATTGCATGGAGTTTGTTCAATGATACGTACACTTTCATCCATAGGAAAGTGGAACTGAATATCAATCGGAAGAATATATCATGGAAGAGTGATCGGGATCACAAATTTGGCAAGAACGTTTATCCTTTCAATTTCCAGAATGGAACCTTGATCGGTGGTGGCAAGCTAGATCCAAGTGTTCCT CTTAGTGATCAGGAGGATCTTATTGTGTGGATGCGCACTGCTGCTCTTCCTAGCTTTCGAAAGTTGTATGGAAGAATCGAAGAGGATCTAGATGCAGATGAATCAGTAAAAGTGAAACTCCTTAACAATTACAATACTTACAGTtttggagggaagaagaagctTGTTCTTTCAACGTCCAGTTGGTTGGGAGGGAGGAATGACTTCCTTGGGATAGCTTACATTGTTGTTGgttcttcttccatttttgtATCTCTTATCTTCATGCTGCTTCATGTGAAAAATCCAAG GCCTTATGGGGACACAGCATATTTATCTTGGAACAGAAAAACCAATGCTAACTAA